A window of Streptomyces sp. SAI-127 contains these coding sequences:
- a CDS encoding carbohydrate ABC transporter permease: MAVPHLADRRRNRRLAADAGLLAVAAAFVLPLAWVVLSALDPHADLRVKAPDGVTLENFDAILTSDITFTPLLNSLILCGGATLLTVVCAALAAYPLSRFSSRLNRPFLLSVLFATSLPITAIMVPVYALFVQVDLIDTLQGTILFFAASQLPFAIWLMKNFMDGVPKELEEAAWTDGAGSLQSLTRIVLPLMGPGVSVVTVFSFVMMWGNFFVPFMLLLTPDQMPASVSINEFFGNRGMVAYGQLAAFSIVYSTPVILLYVLIARRLGGGFALGGAVKG; encoded by the coding sequence ATGGCCGTCCCGCACCTCGCCGACCGCCGCCGCAACCGCCGACTGGCCGCCGACGCGGGCCTGTTGGCGGTCGCCGCCGCGTTCGTGCTGCCGCTCGCCTGGGTCGTCCTCTCGGCCCTGGATCCGCACGCCGACCTGAGGGTGAAGGCCCCCGACGGCGTCACTCTCGAGAACTTCGACGCGATCCTGACCTCCGACATCACCTTCACCCCGCTGCTCAACAGCCTGATCCTGTGCGGCGGGGCGACCCTGCTGACGGTGGTCTGCGCGGCCCTCGCGGCCTATCCCCTGTCCCGCTTCAGCTCCCGTCTCAACCGGCCGTTCCTGCTGTCGGTCCTCTTCGCCACCAGCCTGCCCATCACGGCGATCATGGTGCCGGTGTACGCGCTGTTCGTGCAGGTCGACCTGATCGACACCCTCCAGGGCACGATCCTCTTCTTCGCGGCCTCCCAACTCCCCTTCGCCATCTGGCTGATGAAGAACTTCATGGACGGCGTCCCGAAGGAACTGGAGGAGGCGGCCTGGACGGACGGTGCGGGCTCCCTCCAGTCGCTCACCCGGATCGTGCTGCCCCTCATGGGCCCCGGGGTCTCGGTCGTGACCGTCTTCTCCTTCGTCATGATGTGGGGCAACTTCTTCGTGCCGTTCATGCTGCTGCTCACCCCGGACCAGATGCCGGCGTCCGTGAGCATCAACGAGTTCTTCGGCAACCGCGGGATGGTGGCCTACGGGCAGCTCGCCGCGTTCTCGATCGTCTACTCGACGCCGGTGATCCTGCTGTACGTGCTGATCGCGCGGCGGCTGGGCGGGGGGTTCGCACTGGGCGGGGCGGTCAAGGGGTGA
- a CDS encoding MFS transporter has translation MRLVMTEPVEKMERPYARRWWALLVLCLSLLIIVMANTALTVAAPDMTEDLGLSSADLQWVIDGYTVPYAALMLLFGAIGDKYSRRGALLLGLGVFGGGAVLGYLADSATTVIAARAVMGTGAAMIMPATLSLLAATFPRGERAKAITVWTATSGVAIAAGPLVAGALLEHHAWTSTFLINVPIAAVAVVAALVLVPPSKAAKHGRIDYVGGLLSVVWIGALVYMIIEGPHFGWHAKALAAAGIAAVGLVLFVVRELRHPRPVVDVRRFTDRGFAGSNLAVALFFLAVFGAFYYLTQHLQFVLGYSALETGLRMLPLAGAVFVGSALTGFLTPRVGMKWTVTAGMVGGTAALALLTRIDASSSYGDFVAPLMVLGLAIGLALSPATDAIMGAFPESELGVGGAVNDTSIELGGSLGIAILGSLLATSYADHLSDATAGSRLPASTLDAAQDSVGAGYTVAQGIGEKAQQVAAQAAQAADPQQAAQLKAQAGQLASGARQMADAVGSSFSDAVAHTSLIGAIVLGVGTVVVAVLLPGRKSAEPAAQDEEEKELVGTR, from the coding sequence ATGCGACTCGTCATGACCGAACCGGTCGAGAAGATGGAGCGCCCCTACGCCCGCCGCTGGTGGGCACTCCTCGTCCTCTGCCTCAGTCTGCTGATCATCGTGATGGCGAACACCGCCCTCACGGTCGCGGCCCCCGACATGACCGAGGACCTCGGTCTGTCCAGCGCCGACCTCCAGTGGGTCATCGACGGCTACACCGTCCCGTACGCCGCGCTGATGCTGCTGTTCGGCGCCATCGGCGACAAGTACAGCCGCCGCGGGGCGCTGCTGCTCGGGCTCGGAGTGTTCGGCGGCGGCGCGGTCCTCGGCTACCTCGCCGACAGCGCCACGACGGTCATCGCGGCCCGCGCGGTGATGGGCACCGGCGCCGCGATGATCATGCCGGCCACGCTGTCCCTGCTCGCCGCGACCTTCCCGCGCGGTGAGCGCGCCAAGGCCATCACCGTCTGGACCGCCACCTCCGGGGTGGCGATCGCGGCCGGTCCGCTGGTCGCGGGCGCGCTCCTGGAGCACCACGCCTGGACGTCCACGTTCCTGATCAACGTCCCGATCGCGGCCGTCGCCGTCGTCGCCGCGCTCGTCCTCGTCCCGCCGTCCAAGGCCGCGAAGCACGGTCGTATCGACTACGTCGGCGGTCTGCTGTCGGTCGTGTGGATCGGCGCCCTGGTCTACATGATCATCGAGGGCCCGCACTTCGGCTGGCACGCCAAGGCTCTCGCCGCCGCCGGGATCGCGGCCGTCGGTCTGGTGCTCTTCGTCGTCCGGGAGCTGCGCCACCCGCGCCCCGTCGTCGACGTCCGCCGCTTCACCGACCGCGGCTTCGCGGGCTCCAACCTCGCCGTCGCCCTGTTCTTCCTGGCCGTCTTCGGCGCCTTCTACTACCTCACCCAGCACCTGCAGTTCGTGCTCGGCTACAGCGCCCTGGAGACCGGCCTGCGCATGCTGCCGCTGGCCGGCGCGGTCTTCGTCGGCTCGGCCCTGACCGGGTTCCTCACCCCGCGGGTCGGTATGAAGTGGACGGTCACCGCGGGCATGGTCGGCGGCACGGCGGCCCTCGCCCTGCTCACCCGGATCGACGCGAGTTCGTCGTACGGCGATTTCGTCGCGCCCTTGATGGTGCTGGGCCTGGCGATCGGCCTCGCCCTCTCGCCCGCCACGGACGCGATCATGGGAGCCTTCCCCGAGTCCGAACTGGGCGTCGGCGGCGCGGTGAACGACACCTCGATCGAGCTCGGCGGCTCGCTCGGCATCGCGATCCTCGGCTCGCTGCTGGCCACCTCGTACGCGGACCACCTCTCCGACGCCACCGCCGGCAGCAGGCTCCCCGCCTCGACGCTGGACGCGGCGCAGGACTCGGTCGGCGCCGGATACACGGTCGCGCAGGGCATCGGCGAGAAGGCCCAGCAGGTCGCCGCGCAGGCCGCCCAGGCCGCCGACCCCCAGCAGGCGGCCCAGCTGAAGGCGCAGGCCGGGCAACTCGCCTCCGGTGCCCGGCAGATGGCGGACGCGGTCGGCTCGTCCTTCTCCGACGCGGTGGCGCACACCAGCCTGATCGGGGCGATCGTGCTGGGCGTCGGCACGGTGGTGGTCGCGGTGCTGCTGCCCGGTCGGAAGTCCGCGGAGCCCGCTGCGCAGGACGAGGAGGAGAAGGAGCTGGTCGGCACCCGCTGA
- a CDS encoding PPOX class F420-dependent oxidoreductase, with protein MIFVYEVNGKVEGHIRERLLAPNFWHLATVGPDGAPQVSPMWADLEGEYVMVNTAIGRVKEENLRRNPNVSLSHHDPENPYDRVEIRGRVVRFVEGEEAERSMDRLTQKYIGEARYPWLLAGERRVMLLIEPVRVRRVVGVEPFRPGVLPS; from the coding sequence GTGATCTTCGTGTACGAAGTGAATGGCAAGGTAGAGGGGCATATTCGCGAGCGGTTGCTGGCGCCGAACTTCTGGCATCTGGCGACCGTCGGCCCGGACGGAGCGCCGCAGGTCTCGCCCATGTGGGCGGATCTCGAAGGTGAGTACGTCATGGTCAACACGGCGATCGGACGTGTGAAGGAGGAAAACCTGCGGCGCAATCCGAACGTTTCCCTCTCCCACCACGACCCCGAGAACCCCTACGACCGGGTCGAGATCCGGGGCCGGGTGGTGCGGTTCGTGGAGGGCGAGGAGGCGGAGCGCTCGATGGACCGGCTCACGCAGAAGTACATCGGCGAGGCGCGGTATCCGTGGCTGCTCGCGGGGGAGCGGCGGGTGATGCTGCTGATCGAGCCGGTGCGGGTGCGCAGGGTCGTGGGAGTGGAGCCGTTCCGGCCCGGGGTGCTCCCTTCGTGA
- a CDS encoding cation:dicarboxylase symporter family transporter gives MPTKTSRRAAVAASTPDTAPAVKKDRTHYLYIAVIVAVALGITVGLVAPDFAVELKPIGTGFVNLIKMMISPIIFCTIVLGIGSVRKAAKVGAVGGIALLYFTIMSLVALGIGLVVGNILDPGTGLAVTDAVKDVGHAQVDAEAKDTTEFLLGIIPTTFVSAFTEGEVLQTLLIALLVGFALQAMGSVGQPVLRGVEHIQRLVFRVLAMVMWAAPIGAFGAMAAVVGSAGVDALKDLALLMVGFYITCFLFVIVVLGTLLRIIAGLNILTLFKYLGREFLLILSTSSSESALPRLIAKMEHLGVSKPVVGITVPTGYSFNLDGTMIYMTMASLFIADAMGTPMSIGEQIPLLLFLFVASKGAAGVTGAGLATLAGGLQSHKPALVDGIGLIVGIDRFMSEARALTNFAGNAVATVLIGTWTKEIDRERVDQVLAGHLPFDEKTLLDHDDDEVSADIPEQGGEKELAKA, from the coding sequence ATGCCGACGAAGACGTCAAGGAGGGCAGCCGTGGCCGCCAGCACCCCCGATACGGCACCCGCAGTCAAAAAGGACCGCACCCACTACCTCTACATCGCGGTGATCGTCGCGGTCGCCCTCGGTATCACGGTCGGCCTGGTCGCGCCCGACTTCGCCGTGGAGCTCAAGCCCATCGGTACCGGCTTTGTGAACCTGATCAAGATGATGATCTCGCCAATCATCTTCTGCACGATCGTGCTCGGTATCGGATCGGTACGGAAGGCCGCCAAGGTCGGCGCCGTCGGCGGTATCGCGCTTCTCTACTTCACGATCATGTCGCTGGTCGCGCTGGGCATCGGCCTGGTCGTCGGCAACATCCTGGACCCGGGCACCGGCCTCGCCGTGACCGACGCGGTCAAGGACGTCGGCCATGCGCAGGTCGACGCGGAGGCCAAGGACACCACCGAGTTCCTGCTCGGCATCATCCCGACGACCTTCGTCTCCGCCTTCACCGAGGGCGAGGTGCTCCAGACCCTGCTGATCGCCCTGCTCGTCGGCTTCGCCCTGCAGGCCATGGGCTCGGTCGGACAGCCGGTCCTGCGCGGTGTCGAGCACATCCAGCGGCTCGTCTTCCGGGTCCTCGCCATGGTGATGTGGGCCGCCCCGATCGGCGCCTTCGGCGCGATGGCCGCGGTCGTCGGATCGGCGGGCGTGGACGCGCTCAAGGACCTCGCGCTCCTGATGGTCGGCTTCTACATCACCTGCTTCCTGTTCGTCATCGTCGTGCTCGGCACCCTCCTGCGGATCATCGCGGGCCTGAACATCCTCACGCTCTTCAAGTACCTGGGCCGTGAGTTCCTGCTGATCCTGTCGACCTCGTCCTCCGAGTCCGCGCTGCCGAGGCTCATCGCGAAGATGGAGCACCTGGGTGTCAGCAAGCCGGTGGTCGGCATCACGGTCCCGACCGGCTACTCGTTCAACCTCGACGGCACCATGATCTACATGACCATGGCCTCGCTGTTCATCGCCGACGCCATGGGCACGCCGATGTCGATCGGTGAGCAGATCCCGCTGCTGCTCTTCCTGTTCGTCGCCTCGAAGGGCGCCGCCGGTGTCACCGGCGCCGGTCTCGCGACCCTGGCCGGCGGTCTCCAGTCGCACAAGCCCGCGCTGGTGGACGGCATCGGCCTGATCGTCGGCATCGACCGCTTCATGAGCGAGGCGCGCGCCCTGACCAACTTCGCGGGCAACGCCGTCGCCACCGTCCTGATCGGCACCTGGACCAAGGAGATCGACCGCGAGCGCGTCGACCAGGTGCTCGCCGGTCACCTGCCCTTCGACGAGAAGACGCTCCTCGACCACGACGACGACGAGGTCTCGGCGGACATCCCCGAGCAGGGCGGCGAGAAGGAGCTGGCCAAGGCCTGA
- a CDS encoding sugar ABC transporter permease encodes MNRRSLARALPVTPALVLLLLFLAGPIAYCAYIAFTDLQLTGQAESSFVGFENFRTAFQDEEFLNAVWLTLVFTVVSSLIGQNTLGLALAALMQRASKPVRTLTGGIVITAWVLPEVVAGFLLYAFFRKEGTLNALLDQLHLPSQNWLFTLPILAVSFANVWRGTAFSMLVYTAALGEIPKEITEAAEVDGAGGWRRTWHITLPMIRRSIGTNLMLNTLQTLSVFGLIWVMTRGGPGDKSQTLPLFMYEQAFQNSMIGYGTAVALLLLLVGSVFSVVYMRLLRTEV; translated from the coding sequence GTGAACCGGCGCTCCCTGGCCCGCGCCCTCCCCGTCACGCCCGCGCTCGTCCTGCTGCTCCTCTTCCTCGCCGGACCCATCGCCTACTGCGCCTACATCGCCTTCACCGACCTGCAGTTGACCGGTCAGGCCGAGTCGTCCTTCGTCGGCTTCGAGAACTTCCGCACGGCCTTCCAGGACGAGGAGTTCCTCAACGCCGTATGGCTGACGCTGGTGTTCACGGTCGTGTCGTCGCTGATCGGACAGAACACGCTGGGCCTGGCCCTAGCGGCGCTCATGCAGCGCGCCTCGAAGCCCGTGCGCACGCTCACCGGAGGCATCGTCATCACGGCGTGGGTGCTCCCGGAGGTCGTCGCGGGCTTCCTCCTCTACGCCTTCTTCCGCAAGGAGGGCACGCTGAACGCCCTGCTCGACCAGCTCCATCTCCCGTCCCAGAACTGGCTGTTCACCCTGCCCATCCTGGCGGTGTCCTTCGCGAACGTCTGGCGCGGCACCGCCTTCTCGATGCTGGTCTACACGGCGGCCCTGGGCGAGATCCCCAAGGAGATCACGGAGGCCGCCGAGGTCGACGGCGCCGGCGGCTGGCGCCGGACGTGGCACATCACCCTGCCGATGATCCGGCGCTCCATCGGCACGAACCTGATGCTCAACACCCTCCAGACGCTGTCGGTCTTCGGGCTGATCTGGGTGATGACGAGGGGCGGGCCGGGTGACAAGAGCCAGACCCTGCCCCTCTTCATGTACGAACAGGCCTTCCAGAACAGCATGATCGGCTACGGCACCGCGGTGGCCCTGCTGCTGCTCCTGGTGGGGTCCGTCTTCTCCGTGGTCTACATGCGCCTGCTGCGGACGGAGGTCTGA
- a CDS encoding response regulator: MTTQQPIRVLVVEDDPVAADAHVLYVNRVTGFTAVGKAHTGAEARRLLDRTAVDLLLLDLHLPDGHGLQLARQLRAAGHQADVIAVTSARDLTVVREGVSLGVVQYVLKPFTFATLRDRLIRYAEFHASAGEASGQDEVDRALATLRAPGPAALPKGLSAPTLERVTVALRDCSEGLTATGLAEVVGISRITARRYLEHLVDAGRAERSPQYGTVGRPELQYRWVRGQGHQ, translated from the coding sequence ATGACCACCCAGCAGCCCATCCGTGTCCTGGTCGTCGAGGACGACCCGGTCGCCGCCGACGCGCACGTCCTGTATGTCAACCGCGTCACCGGCTTCACGGCCGTGGGCAAGGCCCACACGGGCGCGGAGGCCCGCCGTCTCCTGGACCGCACGGCCGTCGACCTGCTCCTGCTCGACCTGCATCTGCCGGACGGGCACGGCCTCCAGCTGGCCCGTCAGCTGCGCGCGGCCGGACATCAGGCGGACGTGATAGCGGTGACGTCGGCCCGGGACCTGACGGTCGTCCGTGAGGGCGTCTCGCTGGGGGTCGTGCAGTACGTGCTGAAGCCGTTCACCTTCGCCACCCTGCGCGACCGGTTGATCCGGTACGCGGAGTTCCACGCGTCGGCCGGTGAGGCGAGCGGTCAGGACGAGGTGGACCGCGCGCTGGCCACGCTCCGGGCACCGGGCCCGGCCGCCCTGCCCAAAGGGCTCAGCGCGCCGACCCTGGAGCGGGTGACGGTGGCCCTGCGGGACTGCTCGGAGGGGCTCACCGCGACCGGCCTGGCCGAGGTGGTCGGGATCTCCCGGATAACGGCCCGCCGCTACCTGGAACATCTGGTCGACGCGGGCCGGGCGGAACGCAGTCCGCAGTACGGGACGGTGGGGCGGCCGGAGTTGCAGTACCGGTGGGTCAGGGGGCAGGGGCACCAGTAG
- a CDS encoding NAD-dependent epimerase/dehydratase family protein yields MKTPREVLVIGGSRYFGKRLIARLLAAGDRVTVLNRGSSAPPRGAVHLVADRDDESSLRSTLGSRTFDVVVDQVCYTPRQAAVARRVFAGRTRRYVMTSTVEVYEYEDSIALVREDAVDPATVPVDLGLPWDDPEFLDSHYGEGKRQAESVFAADPVFPLTTVRVAHVLGGDDDFTGRLAHYVDRIRTGEPIAVPVDNQPATYIHVEEIADFLAWTVGQDFTGPVNAASHGLLRTEELCRAVAAHVPEGKTVLQPVELGEVSPFSFTRSYGMDNYRATRLGFTFADARQWLPRAVAETLAQCD; encoded by the coding sequence ATGAAAACCCCACGCGAGGTACTGGTCATCGGTGGCAGCCGTTACTTCGGCAAGCGGCTGATCGCACGACTGCTGGCCGCGGGCGACCGGGTCACGGTCCTCAACCGGGGCTCGTCCGCACCCCCTCGCGGGGCGGTTCACCTGGTCGCGGACCGCGACGACGAAAGCTCGTTGCGCAGCACCCTGGGCTCCCGCACGTTCGACGTCGTCGTCGACCAGGTCTGCTACACCCCGCGCCAGGCGGCGGTCGCCCGCCGGGTCTTCGCCGGACGCACCCGCCGCTATGTGATGACCTCGACAGTGGAGGTGTACGAGTACGAGGACTCGATCGCCCTCGTGCGGGAGGACGCCGTCGACCCGGCGACCGTTCCCGTCGATCTCGGACTTCCCTGGGACGACCCCGAATTCCTCGACTCCCACTACGGAGAAGGAAAGCGACAGGCGGAATCCGTGTTCGCCGCCGACCCCGTATTTCCCTTGACGACCGTCCGCGTGGCCCACGTCCTGGGCGGGGACGACGACTTCACCGGACGGCTCGCCCATTACGTGGACCGTATCCGTACCGGCGAGCCCATCGCCGTCCCGGTGGACAACCAGCCCGCCACCTACATCCACGTCGAGGAGATCGCCGACTTCCTCGCCTGGACGGTGGGCCAGGACTTCACCGGCCCCGTGAACGCGGCCTCCCACGGGCTGCTGCGCACGGAGGAGTTGTGCAGGGCTGTCGCCGCGCACGTCCCCGAGGGGAAGACCGTCCTCCAGCCGGTCGAGCTCGGCGAGGTCTCACCGTTCTCCTTCACCCGCTCCTACGGCATGGACAACTACCGCGCCACCCGACTCGGCTTCACCTTCGCCGACGCCCGGCAGTGGCTACCACGGGCGGTGGCCGAGACACTCGCGCAGTGCGACTGA
- a CDS encoding Lrp/AsnC family transcriptional regulator: MGVRAEVPKEPRHLRTAADETSVAFDALDRQILELLQTDGRIKLSELGRRVRLSPAAVTERVRRLEAAGVISGYGAHVVPARLGYGIQAFIRVSPHGGYNLRHPRTLELMERPEITEVHHVVGEDCWILKVAVRDTVHLEDVLEEVSTLGRTTTSIVLTSPVQRKPLLP, from the coding sequence ATGGGAGTTCGGGCCGAAGTACCGAAAGAACCACGGCATCTGCGCACCGCCGCCGATGAAACCTCGGTGGCCTTCGACGCGCTGGACCGGCAGATCCTGGAGCTCCTCCAGACCGACGGCCGGATCAAGCTCAGTGAGCTGGGCCGCCGGGTGCGGCTGAGCCCGGCGGCGGTCACCGAGCGGGTGCGGCGGCTCGAGGCGGCGGGCGTGATCAGCGGCTACGGCGCCCATGTGGTCCCGGCCCGGCTCGGCTACGGCATCCAGGCGTTCATCCGGGTCAGCCCGCACGGCGGCTACAACCTGCGGCATCCCAGGACCCTGGAGCTGATGGAGCGCCCCGAGATCACCGAGGTGCACCACGTGGTCGGCGAGGACTGCTGGATCCTCAAGGTGGCCGTCCGGGACACCGTCCACCTGGAGGACGTCCTGGAAGAGGTCTCCACCCTGGGCCGCACGACGACGTCGATCGTGCTGACCTCGCCGGTGCAGCGCAAACCGCTCTTGCCTTGA
- a CDS encoding extracellular solute-binding protein → MPVRPTAVLPSLLATALAASALTACGGGSGSDPDTVKVSFKQSTDNSIHVMDDYLADIKKQFEKANPGKKVELVPIKAPDSEYYTKLQQMLRSAKTAPDLVYEDTFLINSDITSGYLKPLDAYLAKWPDWNRFIDTAKAAAKAEDGKTYGVPDGTDTRGLWYDKGIFAKAGLPADWQPKTWDEVLDAARTIKRRVPDVTPLNVYTGKPAGEAAAMQGFEMLLYGTEDRLYDDAAKKWIAGSQGFEDALSFVETVYREKLGPDVSTALDPNIQTIVRGDLLPKGKLGINLDGSWLPQDWLPGSGHEWPEWSSRLGLAYMPTQHGQAPGKVSMSGGWTWAVPAKAANPDLAFDFIRTMQTKANAQKWYVANSGISVREDVAADPAYARAQPGIKFFTDLVASTHYRPAYPAYPKVSTAIQEAMEGVTTGDASVEEAAGNYDDSLKEATDDQVIEK, encoded by the coding sequence ATGCCCGTGCGCCCCACCGCCGTACTTCCCTCCCTGCTCGCCACCGCCCTCGCCGCATCCGCCCTCACCGCCTGCGGCGGCGGTTCCGGCAGCGATCCGGACACCGTGAAGGTCTCGTTCAAACAGTCCACGGACAACTCGATCCACGTCATGGACGACTACCTCGCGGACATCAAGAAGCAGTTCGAGAAGGCGAACCCCGGCAAGAAGGTCGAGCTCGTCCCGATCAAGGCCCCGGACTCGGAGTACTACACCAAGCTGCAGCAGATGCTCCGCTCCGCGAAGACCGCGCCCGACCTGGTCTACGAGGACACCTTCCTCATCAACTCCGACATCACCAGCGGGTACTTGAAGCCGCTCGACGCCTACCTCGCCAAATGGCCCGACTGGAACCGGTTCATCGACACCGCGAAGGCGGCCGCCAAGGCCGAGGACGGCAAGACGTACGGCGTCCCGGACGGCACGGACACCCGGGGGCTCTGGTACGACAAGGGGATCTTCGCCAAGGCCGGCCTGCCCGCCGACTGGCAGCCGAAGACCTGGGACGAGGTCCTCGACGCCGCCCGCACCATCAAGCGCAGGGTCCCGGACGTCACGCCCCTCAACGTCTACACCGGCAAACCCGCCGGTGAGGCCGCCGCCATGCAGGGCTTCGAGATGCTGCTGTACGGGACCGAGGACCGTCTGTACGACGATGCCGCGAAGAAGTGGATCGCCGGCAGCCAGGGCTTCGAGGACGCCCTCTCCTTCGTCGAGACGGTCTACCGGGAGAAGCTCGGCCCGGACGTCTCCACCGCCCTCGACCCCAACATCCAGACCATCGTCCGGGGCGACCTGCTGCCCAAGGGCAAGCTCGGCATCAACCTCGACGGCTCCTGGCTCCCGCAGGACTGGCTGCCCGGCAGCGGACACGAATGGCCCGAGTGGTCGAGCAGGCTGGGGCTCGCGTACATGCCGACCCAGCACGGTCAGGCCCCCGGCAAGGTGAGCATGTCCGGCGGCTGGACCTGGGCCGTCCCCGCCAAGGCCGCCAACCCCGATCTCGCCTTCGACTTCATCCGGACGATGCAGACCAAGGCCAACGCCCAGAAGTGGTACGTCGCCAACTCGGGCATCTCCGTACGCGAGGACGTGGCCGCGGACCCCGCCTACGCCAGGGCCCAGCCCGGCATCAAGTTCTTCACCGACCTGGTCGCCAGCACCCACTACCGGCCCGCCTATCCGGCGTATCCGAAGGTCTCCACCGCGATCCAGGAGGCGATGGAGGGTGTGACGACCGGTGACGCCTCCGTCGAGGAGGCGGCCGGGAACTACGACGACTCGCTCAAGGAGGCCACGGACGACCAAGTGATCGAAAAGTGA
- a CDS encoding TetR/AcrR family transcriptional regulator, giving the protein MTPMTTGHSPRAEANRRHILDVALAELLRDPDASMDQIARAAGVVRRTVYGHFPSREALIGTLVDGAVEAVAAADAAGREGIDDLAQAVAGSVLEVWKVADRYRILVALAQRSVTMEGIIERLTPVRQASTELLQRGLDEGVFVSPLPAPALAYVHEQMMFAVMEAVNHGLLDAQEAGRSAAVTVLTAAGVPASLATALVAKLSD; this is encoded by the coding sequence ATGACGCCCATGACCACGGGCCACTCACCTCGCGCCGAAGCCAACCGCCGCCACATCCTCGATGTCGCACTCGCCGAGCTGCTGCGCGACCCCGACGCGTCCATGGACCAGATCGCGCGCGCCGCGGGTGTCGTACGACGGACCGTGTACGGCCATTTCCCCAGCCGTGAGGCGCTGATCGGCACGCTCGTCGACGGGGCCGTGGAGGCGGTGGCGGCCGCCGACGCGGCGGGCCGCGAGGGGATCGACGATCTGGCGCAGGCCGTGGCGGGCTCCGTGCTCGAGGTCTGGAAGGTCGCCGACCGCTATCGCATCCTGGTCGCACTCGCCCAGCGCAGCGTCACCATGGAGGGCATCATCGAGCGGCTCACCCCCGTGCGCCAAGCGTCCACCGAACTCCTCCAGCGCGGCCTGGACGAGGGCGTCTTCGTCTCACCGCTGCCCGCGCCCGCGCTGGCGTACGTCCACGAGCAGATGATGTTCGCGGTGATGGAGGCGGTGAACCACGGGCTGCTGGACGCGCAAGAGGCGGGCCGCTCCGCCGCGGTCACCGTTCTGACCGCGGCGGGCGTACCCGCCTCTCTGGCCACCGCGCTGGTGGCGAAACTGAGCGACTGA
- a CDS encoding DUF2127 domain-containing protein → MKIDWDRRTCARRGHVTYAPDEPRLRDRLYAETALGGAWRCLRCGDFALGEPHGSGPADHAPLVPRGTVLRDLFVLRFLAIERAVRGVFIVLAAVAVWKFSNSQDAVRRLFDEYLDVFRPVFRHFHYDLDHSPVVGTFQKTFGYRHNTLVLVAGLLLAYALIELVEAVGLWYAKRWAEYLTVVATAAFLPLEIYELTERISWLKIATLFLNILAVLYILLSKRLFGLRGGHRAFEAERQSASLLEVEEAGGLSELSASGRGSRHP, encoded by the coding sequence ATGAAGATCGACTGGGACCGGCGCACCTGTGCGCGCCGCGGACATGTGACGTACGCGCCGGACGAACCCCGCCTCCGGGACCGGCTGTACGCCGAGACCGCCCTGGGCGGGGCGTGGCGCTGTCTGCGCTGCGGCGACTTCGCCCTCGGCGAGCCGCACGGCTCGGGACCCGCGGACCACGCGCCCCTCGTGCCGCGCGGCACCGTGCTCAGGGACCTGTTCGTCCTTCGCTTCCTCGCGATCGAGCGGGCGGTACGCGGGGTGTTCATCGTGCTGGCCGCGGTGGCGGTGTGGAAGTTCAGCAACAGCCAGGACGCGGTGCGCCGGCTCTTCGACGAGTATCTGGACGTCTTCCGGCCGGTGTTCAGGCACTTCCATTACGACCTCGACCACTCGCCGGTCGTCGGCACCTTCCAGAAGACGTTCGGGTACCGGCACAACACCCTTGTCCTCGTGGCCGGGCTGCTGCTGGCGTACGCCCTCATCGAGCTCGTCGAGGCGGTCGGCCTCTGGTACGCCAAACGCTGGGCGGAGTACCTGACGGTGGTCGCGACCGCCGCCTTCCTGCCGCTGGAGATCTACGAACTCACCGAGCGCATCAGCTGGTTGAAGATCGCCACACTGTTCCTCAACATCCTCGCCGTCCTCTACATCCTCCTGTCCAAGCGCCTGTTCGGCCTCCGCGGCGGCCACCGGGCCTTCGAGGCGGAACGGCAGAGCGCGTCGCTGCTGGAGGTGGAGGAGGCCGGCGGACTGAGCGAGCTCAGCGCATCCGGTCGCGGGTCCCGGCACCCCTGA